A stretch of the Archangium violaceum genome encodes the following:
- a CDS encoding CehA/McbA family metallohydrolase, with product MRTPLSFPNTFLACLLVSTCALAAGPLVLEGEVPSEGSFFDVPFEVPPGTVELEVRHDDLASENILDWGLEDPNGFRGYGGGNEEPAIVGEQAASRSYLAGPLPAGTWRVTVGKAKIGRTPARYRIEVHLRTQATLAPQPERQPYHPARALSAQARWYTGDFHVHSRESGDARPPLEEVATYARDHGLDFVVLTDHNTTSTRDFLVAAQSRFPGLLLVPGVEYTTYAGHANAIGATGYVSPRVNEGITLKEAVDAFHRQGALFSINHPVYDVGDLCIGCAWQHAVPPGGVDAVEVANPEWEKLGRFFSEGAIGYWDWLLAQGHHAAALGGSDDHRAGVDLDFKQSAIGNPATLVYARELSVAALLEGIREGRTVVKLQGPDDPMVELTSSVAPTGDTVLAGSARLSARVTGARGHQVRFIHNGVRLPLVEVTSEDFVVERDVTAPEHGEDRFRVEVWVNGHPRTVTSHLWIARGADMRGIPGPVPQVTEPRACGCDSAPGWSAGLLALAVLARGRERKRGQKRARMPSDGSVTGGSPKGLRTS from the coding sequence GTGCGCACTCCTCTTTCGTTCCCCAACACGTTCCTCGCCTGCCTTCTCGTCTCCACCTGCGCCCTCGCGGCTGGCCCGCTGGTGCTGGAGGGAGAGGTGCCCTCCGAGGGCAGCTTCTTCGACGTCCCCTTCGAGGTGCCTCCGGGCACCGTGGAACTGGAGGTCCGCCATGACGACCTCGCCAGCGAGAACATCCTGGACTGGGGGCTGGAGGATCCGAACGGCTTCCGAGGCTACGGCGGCGGCAACGAGGAGCCCGCCATCGTGGGCGAGCAGGCGGCCTCGCGCTCCTACCTCGCCGGCCCCCTGCCCGCGGGCACCTGGCGGGTGACGGTGGGCAAGGCGAAGATTGGCAGGACGCCCGCGCGCTATCGCATCGAGGTGCACCTGCGCACGCAGGCCACGCTCGCGCCCCAACCCGAGCGCCAGCCCTACCACCCCGCCCGCGCGCTCTCCGCCCAGGCCCGCTGGTACACGGGCGACTTCCACGTGCACTCGCGCGAGAGCGGTGATGCCCGGCCCCCGTTGGAGGAGGTCGCGACATACGCGCGCGACCATGGGCTCGACTTCGTCGTGCTCACCGACCACAACACCACGTCCACGCGCGACTTCCTCGTGGCCGCCCAGTCGCGCTTCCCCGGTCTGCTGCTGGTGCCGGGTGTCGAGTACACCACCTATGCGGGCCATGCGAACGCGATTGGCGCCACCGGCTACGTGTCCCCACGCGTGAACGAGGGCATCACCCTGAAGGAAGCGGTGGACGCCTTTCATCGCCAGGGCGCGCTCTTCTCCATCAACCACCCCGTCTATGACGTGGGCGACCTGTGCATCGGCTGCGCATGGCAACACGCCGTTCCTCCGGGCGGCGTGGATGCCGTCGAGGTGGCCAACCCCGAGTGGGAGAAGCTGGGGCGCTTCTTCTCCGAGGGCGCGATCGGCTACTGGGATTGGCTCCTCGCGCAGGGGCACCACGCCGCGGCGCTCGGAGGCAGCGACGACCACCGCGCCGGAGTGGACCTGGACTTCAAGCAGAGCGCCATCGGCAACCCCGCCACCCTGGTGTACGCGCGCGAGCTGAGCGTGGCGGCGCTGCTGGAGGGCATTCGCGAAGGCCGCACCGTGGTGAAGCTCCAGGGACCGGATGATCCCATGGTGGAGCTGACGAGCAGCGTGGCGCCCACCGGAGACACGGTGCTCGCGGGCAGCGCCCGGCTGAGTGCCCGCGTCACCGGTGCCAGGGGCCACCAGGTGCGCTTCATCCACAACGGCGTGCGCCTGCCGCTCGTGGAGGTGACCTCGGAGGACTTCGTGGTGGAGCGGGACGTCACCGCGCCCGAGCACGGCGAGGATCGCTTCCGCGTGGAGGTATGGGTGAACGGCCATCCCCGCACCGTCACCAGCCACCTGTGGATTGCCCGCGGCGCGGACATGCGCGGCATCCCGGGACCCGTGCCCCAGGTCACCGAGCCGAGGGCCTGTGGCTGCGACTCGGCACCGGGCTGGAGCGCGGGGCTGCTCGCGCTGGCCGTGCTGGCGCGCGGGCGGGAGCGGAAGCGAGGTCAGAAGCGCGCCCGGATGCCCAGCGACGGAAGTGTCACGGGGGGGAGTCCGAAGGGCCTGCGCACCAGTTGA